A window of Candidatus Omnitrophota bacterium contains these coding sequences:
- a CDS encoding lipase family protein has protein sequence MSGKYFEYPELLSPPVKRAAYSDRTSWLMAKMSKLAYLPFEKDDTELKSALTEAGFLLVRAFNQDGTQAFLAKRDPDKMAVLSFRGTQTEGLTFETFFDVFTDLYAAMRVDQNNIKTHKGFLSAFKKIQVDVTQQLQSLTDYGLYVTGHSLGGALALIATSEINSDNLAACYTFGSPKVGNEEFDDKIKAPIYRVINSFDVVPFLPFTPIMLPLFWLIKKKVKNNKVKILAENFSEYQHHGDMRFLTKVSINADAKVLTEYAELTRSLNLIWLSWTIAKDIGVQHHSLDVYCEKLAGWALKRINL, from the coding sequence ATGAGCGGCAAATATTTTGAATATCCTGAATTATTATCCCCGCCGGTAAAACGAGCAGCTTATAGTGATAGGACATCTTGGCTTATGGCCAAAATGTCGAAACTGGCATACTTGCCTTTTGAAAAAGACGACACTGAGTTGAAATCCGCGTTAACAGAAGCAGGATTCTTACTGGTTAGAGCATTTAATCAAGATGGAACGCAGGCCTTTTTGGCAAAAAGGGATCCTGACAAGATGGCGGTCCTATCATTTAGAGGTACACAGACTGAAGGTTTGACGTTTGAAACGTTCTTTGATGTATTTACTGATTTATATGCCGCTATGCGGGTGGATCAGAATAATATCAAAACTCACAAAGGTTTTCTTTCGGCTTTTAAAAAAATACAAGTAGATGTTACTCAGCAACTGCAGTCTTTGACTGATTATGGATTGTATGTAACCGGCCATTCTCTCGGCGGGGCATTGGCTTTAATTGCGACGTCCGAGATCAATTCAGATAACCTGGCGGCATGCTACACATTTGGAAGCCCTAAAGTCGGCAATGAAGAATTTGACGATAAGATCAAGGCGCCAATCTACAGGGTCATCAATTCTTTTGATGTGGTGCCTTTCTTACCATTTACGCCGATTATGTTGCCCCTATTTTGGCTGATTAAGAAGAAGGTAAAGAACAATAAGGTTAAAATACTTGCTGAGAACTTTTCTGAATACCAGCATCATGGGGATATGCGCTTTTTGACTAAAGTGTCAATAAACGCAGATGCAAAAGTGTTAACAGAATATGCCGAGTTAACGCGATCGCTAAATTTAATCTGGTTATCGTGGACGATCGCGAAGGATATAGGCGTACAACATCATTCGCTTGATGTTTATTGTGAGAAATTAGCTGGTTGGGCACTAA
- a CDS encoding TdeIII family type II restriction endonuclease: MTDKQKMKEAIQSVIKSMMDRIMHKVLVEDPFIKEDHKAEKPLYAALVPDEIFKGSHFERRFVTPFGNVWEKLAIVAANNGLGHGEQGVSIKGQVNSERLRRIQEVLNTLEHSGRGKEKVRPDWKKELQYILEGKSEKLIPTTVICDVYAEDKRSNKKYAFELKAPLPNSDQTKVSKEKILKLYSMQPLQVDGAYYALPYNPYGKRADYAWAFPARWFDMKNDDVVLIGDEFWEKIGGTGTYKAFISAVNEIGKDYKDRIYREFLGIEPPGDLEEGKLD, from the coding sequence ATGACAGATAAACAAAAAATGAAAGAGGCGATCCAGTCTGTCATCAAATCGATGATGGACAGAATTATGCATAAGGTTTTAGTCGAGGATCCGTTTATTAAAGAAGACCACAAAGCAGAGAAGCCGCTATATGCGGCTCTGGTGCCGGATGAGATATTTAAAGGATCTCATTTCGAAAGGCGGTTCGTTACTCCATTTGGTAATGTTTGGGAGAAATTAGCCATTGTAGCGGCCAATAATGGGCTTGGACATGGTGAGCAGGGTGTGTCAATAAAAGGACAAGTAAATTCAGAACGGCTACGAAGAATTCAAGAGGTTTTGAATACCCTGGAGCATTCCGGGCGAGGCAAGGAAAAGGTGCGTCCTGATTGGAAAAAGGAATTGCAATATATTTTAGAAGGTAAGAGCGAGAAGCTTATCCCCACGACTGTTATCTGCGATGTTTATGCTGAGGATAAACGTAGTAATAAAAAATATGCTTTTGAGTTAAAGGCTCCTTTGCCCAATAGCGATCAAACGAAGGTCAGTAAAGAAAAAATTTTGAAGCTTTACAGCATGCAACCACTACAAGTCGATGGTGCCTATTATGCGTTGCCGTATAACCCTTATGGCAAACGTGCTGATTACGCATGGGCTTTCCCCGCTCGCTGGTTTGATATGAAAAATGATGATGTTGTACTTATCGGGGATGAGTTCTGGGAAAAAATCGGCGGAACAGGAACATATAAGGCATTTATAAGTGCCGTGAACGAAATTGGCAAAGATTATAAGGATAGGATTTATAGAGAATTTTTAGGGATTGAGCCTCCAGGTGATCTAGAAGAAGGTAAATTGGATTAA